A region of Paenimyroides aestuarii DNA encodes the following proteins:
- a CDS encoding fumarate hydratase, which yields MDFLYQDSFPVQKDDTTYRKISSDYVKVEKLGNREILTVDPKGLELLAETAMTDVSFMLRTSHLEKLRAIIDDPEATDNDRFVAYNLLQNAAVAVDGELPSCQDTGTAIVLAKKGENVYTGIDDAEALSKGIFNTYINKNLRYSQIVPISMFEEKNSGSNLPAQIDIYAKKGNSYEFLFLAKGGGSANKTFLYQQTKSLLNEKSLEAFIKAKIMDLGTAACPPYHLALVIGGTSAEATLATVKKASAGYYDHLPTTGNMAGQAFRDLEWEKRVQQICQESGVGAQFGGKYLVHDVRVIRLPRHAASCPVGLGVSCSADRNIKGKITADGIFVEQLETNPARLLPETAPHLEEPVHIDLDQPMENILTELTKHPIKTRLMLNGTVIVARDIAHAKIKELLDNGEPMPEYFKNHPVYYAGPAKTPEGMPSGSFGPTTAGRMDSYVDQFQTAGGSMIMLAKGNRSQQVTDACAKHGGFYLGSIGGPAAILAKDNILRVEVVDFPELGMEAVRKITVKDFPAFIITDDKGNDFFQNL from the coding sequence ATTGATTTTCTATATCAGGATTCATTTCCTGTTCAAAAAGATGATACAACGTACCGAAAAATTTCTTCAGATTATGTAAAAGTTGAAAAATTAGGCAATCGGGAAATTTTAACGGTGGATCCAAAAGGATTGGAATTATTGGCAGAAACAGCAATGACCGATGTTTCATTTATGCTGCGTACGTCGCATTTAGAAAAATTACGCGCTATTATCGATGATCCCGAAGCTACAGACAATGACCGTTTTGTTGCTTACAACTTATTGCAAAACGCAGCTGTGGCGGTTGATGGCGAATTACCATCGTGCCAAGATACTGGAACGGCAATTGTACTAGCAAAAAAAGGCGAAAATGTTTATACCGGAATTGATGATGCAGAGGCTTTATCCAAAGGTATTTTCAACACCTATATCAATAAAAATTTACGTTATTCTCAAATCGTTCCAATTTCAATGTTCGAAGAGAAAAACTCGGGATCAAACCTTCCGGCTCAAATTGATATCTATGCTAAAAAAGGAAATTCGTACGAATTTTTATTCTTGGCAAAAGGTGGTGGATCAGCAAATAAAACCTTTTTATATCAACAGACCAAATCGTTATTAAACGAAAAATCGTTAGAAGCGTTCATAAAGGCTAAAATCATGGATTTGGGAACGGCGGCTTGCCCTCCTTACCATTTGGCGTTGGTTATTGGTGGAACCTCGGCCGAAGCTACATTGGCTACCGTTAAAAAAGCGTCTGCGGGGTATTACGATCATTTACCAACAACCGGAAACATGGCCGGACAAGCATTTCGCGATTTGGAATGGGAAAAACGCGTGCAGCAAATTTGTCAGGAATCAGGTGTGGGTGCGCAATTTGGCGGTAAATATTTGGTACACGACGTGCGCGTAATTCGTTTGCCACGCCACGCAGCATCTTGCCCGGTTGGTTTGGGGGTTTCTTGTTCTGCCGATCGAAATATCAAAGGAAAAATTACTGCCGATGGTATTTTTGTGGAACAATTAGAAACAAATCCTGCAAGATTATTACCCGAAACGGCTCCGCATTTAGAAGAACCCGTACATATTGATTTGGATCAACCTATGGAAAACATTTTGACAGAATTGACCAAACATCCAATCAAAACCCGATTAATGTTGAACGGAACCGTTATTGTTGCCCGCGATATTGCCCATGCAAAAATCAAGGAACTATTAGATAACGGCGAACCAATGCCAGAATATTTCAAGAATCACCCGGTTTATTACGCAGGACCTGCAAAAACTCCGGAAGGGATGCCTTCTGGCTCTTTTGGACCAACAACCGCGGGACGTATGGACAGTTATGTGGATCAATTTCAAACAGCCGGCGGATCTATGATCATGTTGGCAAAAGGAAACCGCTCGCAACAGGTTACTGATGCTTGTGCAAAACACGGCGGTTTTTATTTAGGATCAATCGGTGGTCCGGCAGCTATTTTGGCTAAAGACAATATTTTGCGTGTAGAAGTTGTAGATTTTCCTGAATTGGGAATGGAAGCCGTTCGTAAAATTACCGTTAAAGATTTTCCTGCATTCATTATTACCGATGATAAAGGAAACGATTTCTTTCAGAATTTGTAA
- a CDS encoding helix-turn-helix transcriptional regulator: protein MKTKIKVFRAIHNITQAELAEKLGVTRQTINAIEAGKYAPSVELALRMSKMFQVTVNEIFQLDDE, encoded by the coding sequence ATGAAAACGAAGATTAAAGTATTCCGCGCCATTCATAACATCACGCAGGCAGAATTGGCAGAAAAATTAGGTGTTACAAGGCAAACCATCAATGCAATCGAAGCCGGGAAATACGCTCCTTCAGTAGAACTCGCTTTGCGCATGTCTAAAATGTTCCAAGTAACTGTAAACGAAATCTTTCAGTTAGACGATGAATAA
- a CDS encoding serine hydrolase domain-containing protein produces the protein MKYILKTLKWLLIILVTLIALLYIFGYGYLLRGIRVTYLTGHKTAFLEDYTYFNNREIKKGTAQPWHLSKNYNKIPATEKLNQTHTDLQTTSFLIIKNDSIFHENYFDIGKEDSKTNSFSMAKSIVVSALGKAIDLGMIQSLETKVIDFLPELTGKFAKEVTVGDLASMASGQKWDENYYGPTSVTTQAYFKTDLRSLMLSLPIDEKPGQKFSYQSGDTQLLAMVLEKATKMHLADFVSKHFWQPMGMEHDALWQIDHKNDGIEKAYCCVASNARDFARFGKLYLQNGIWNGEQILSTSFIFKAINPRFKESPQYGYGWWLSNYKNKHIYYMRGHLGQFTIVIPEDNIIIVRLGHIKGLQTTTDPHSNDLYVYIDETYKMLNQAL, from the coding sequence ATGAAATATATTCTTAAAACACTCAAATGGCTACTTATTATTTTGGTAACGCTTATTGCTTTGTTATATATTTTTGGCTATGGCTATTTGCTTCGTGGGATACGTGTAACCTATTTAACTGGTCATAAAACAGCTTTTTTAGAAGATTACACGTATTTCAACAATCGAGAAATTAAAAAAGGAACAGCACAGCCTTGGCATCTATCTAAAAATTACAATAAAATTCCGGCTACCGAAAAGTTGAATCAAACGCATACAGACTTGCAAACTACATCGTTCTTAATCATTAAAAACGACAGTATTTTTCATGAAAATTATTTTGATATCGGCAAAGAAGACAGTAAAACCAATTCGTTTTCTATGGCGAAAAGCATTGTGGTATCGGCATTAGGCAAAGCAATTGATTTAGGAATGATTCAAAGTTTAGAAACCAAAGTAATTGACTTTTTACCCGAACTAACGGGCAAATTTGCGAAAGAAGTAACCGTTGGCGATTTGGCAAGCATGGCATCGGGGCAAAAATGGGACGAAAATTATTACGGACCAACTTCTGTAACAACACAGGCTTATTTTAAAACCGATTTGCGTTCGCTGATGTTGAGTTTACCGATTGATGAAAAACCGGGACAGAAATTTAGCTATCAAAGTGGCGACACGCAACTACTGGCAATGGTTTTAGAAAAAGCTACTAAAATGCATTTGGCTGATTTTGTGTCGAAACACTTTTGGCAACCCATGGGAATGGAACATGATGCATTGTGGCAAATCGACCATAAAAACGACGGAATTGAGAAAGCCTATTGTTGTGTAGCCAGCAATGCGCGTGATTTTGCTCGATTCGGAAAATTGTATTTGCAAAACGGAATTTGGAATGGTGAACAAATTCTATCTACCAGCTTTATTTTTAAAGCAATCAATCCCCGCTTCAAAGAAAGCCCGCAATATGGATATGGTTGGTGGTTATCGAACTACAAAAACAAGCACATTTACTACATGCGCGGTCATTTGGGACAATTCACCATCGTAATTCCCGAAGACAACATCATCATTGTTCGTTTGGGACACATCAAAGGCTTGCAGACTACAACCGATCCGCACAGCAATGATTTGTACGTGTATATCGATGAAACCTATAAAATGTTAAACCAAGCACTATGA
- a CDS encoding 3'-5' exonuclease yields MIDKIVLPNILFLDIETVPQSAFFNDLPEEAQQLFADKTQYQRKDDLTPEEFYNRAGIWAEFGKIICISVGYFTIKNAERQFRTKSIIGEEKQLLEEFNDLVKTHFSNPAFVFCGHNIKEFDIPYMCRRMLINGINIPEKLQLFGRKPWEIPHLDTLELWKFGDYKHYTSLKLLTYVLNIPSPKEDIDGSEVRNVYYNEKNIDRISKYCERDVVAVAQIFLRMRNEPILSDSEIVSV; encoded by the coding sequence ATGATTGATAAAATAGTTTTACCAAATATTCTTTTTTTGGATATTGAAACCGTGCCGCAATCAGCATTTTTCAATGATTTGCCCGAAGAAGCACAACAATTATTTGCCGATAAAACGCAGTATCAACGAAAAGACGATTTAACACCCGAAGAATTTTACAATCGTGCAGGAATTTGGGCAGAATTTGGAAAAATCATCTGCATTTCGGTAGGATATTTCACGATTAAAAATGCCGAACGCCAGTTTAGAACAAAATCGATTATTGGCGAAGAAAAACAATTGTTGGAAGAATTTAATGATCTGGTAAAAACACATTTTTCCAATCCGGCATTTGTGTTTTGCGGACACAATATCAAGGAATTCGATATTCCCTATATGTGTCGCCGCATGCTGATCAACGGAATAAACATCCCTGAAAAACTGCAACTTTTTGGCAGAAAACCTTGGGAAATTCCGCATTTAGACACCTTAGAACTATGGAAATTTGGTGATTACAAACATTATACGTCACTAAAATTATTGACTTATGTTTTAAACATTCCGTCGCCAAAAGAAGATATCGATGGTAGCGAAGTGCGCAATGTATATTACAACGAAAAAAACATCGACCGAATTTCAAAATATTGTGAGCGTGATGTGGTTGCTGTTGCACAAATTTTCTTGAGAATGCGCAATGAACCTATTTTGAGTGATTCTGAAATTGTTTCGGTTTAA
- a CDS encoding OsmC family protein — protein MSLEQISLLSFANQSQLNIKSSELQFSITQNDMKKHSNAHFEYLLAGFAACINMVGHQVADDLGMDLKSIQIEIKGIINTTKKQGNKTKDRNGFQRIELSVKPVTNADLTTLKFWMDEIKERCPVYDNLLNSTPIDFVVTKDYTQKVA, from the coding sequence ATGAGCCTAGAACAAATTTCATTATTAAGTTTTGCCAACCAAAGCCAGTTAAACATTAAAAGCAGCGAATTGCAATTTTCAATCACTCAAAATGATATGAAGAAACATTCAAACGCCCATTTTGAATATCTTTTAGCAGGATTTGCAGCGTGTATCAATATGGTGGGACATCAGGTTGCAGATGACTTGGGCATGGATTTAAAATCGATTCAAATTGAAATCAAAGGAATTATAAACACCACTAAAAAGCAAGGCAATAAAACAAAAGATCGCAATGGTTTTCAGCGGATTGAACTTAGCGTGAAACCCGTAACCAATGCCGATCTAACAACCTTAAAATTTTGGATGGATGAAATCAAAGAACGTTGCCCAGTATATGATAATTTACTCAATTCAACACCCATTGATTTTGTAGTAACCAAAGATTATACGCAAAAAGTAGCTTGA